From the Penaeus vannamei isolate JL-2024 chromosome 37, ASM4276789v1, whole genome shotgun sequence genome, the window AGAGTAAGCACAGGGCATCTTTTCAAACTTACTCGAATTATGATGATTGTCCGAAACTTTGATGATCTACAGATACTGAAGTCGTGTAATGATAGCACTACTTCAACAGATACCTGGCCCAGTAAAGTTcttcagagagaaacagaggggtgCAATTGCTGTTGCAAGTGCGCCAATAACACTGTGAGTATTATTCAAGCAGATTGACCACTGAATTCCCATTtgcattttttctgttctttgttttacGACTTTCAGTGTGCTTGACTTCCTCTGCTCGTGGATTGAGGGCGCGGCGGGGAGAGGCAGCAGCAGCGAGAGCCAACAGGCCTACCAATCCCGCCGACAGACCAGTAGTGCTGCGCATGCTTCCAGCACAGGTGCTCACGCCATAAACATTTATTGTGCGAAGGCGATTTCATAAGGCTATCACTACACGAGAATCAGTACTTGTATGAAATGTATGACTGTATCTCTATCCATTTCCTTCACTTAAATCAGTTTCAACCTTTGAATAGAGTGCTTTACCGTCATCATTTATTAATTAACAATGAGCCTGTCTTATAGGGAGCCGTGGTGAACGAGATGCCTCCGGCCGCAGATCCCGCGGACAATCGCATGCTTTGGGCTTCCTTCACTCCTGCGTGGTAAGTGTACCCGTGCACGTTAAAGACAGAATGCGGATATGCGTTTTTTGCATATCGCCCGTGAATGATCTCATTTCAATTGCCAACCACAAAGCTATCACGGACGTTGCAGATTGTCTTCCTGTGCTGTACAGTGCTCGTGGCGGCGCCCTTCCTAAGAGTCTTCGCCAGGGGCCTCCGGGTGATGGGGAAAGCTTTGCGCCTTCCGTGGGCGTTCCTGCACTTGGCTTCCAGGCCGGCCACGTGTGCGGTCACGGCAGCGCCGCAGGTGAGTGGCTCTGTCCGGATTCGTATCCTGAACTTTTGGAGGAATTTAACATTTCTGGggaatgcatgtataatatatatatatttattttttcatatataactaattatatatatatatatatatacacacacacacacacacacacacacacacacacacacacacacacatatatatatatatatatatatatatatatatatatatatatatatatatatatatattcatatatatataaatatgtatatataaatatatatatatatatatattcatatatatataaatatgtatataaatatatatatatatatatatatatatatatatatatatatatatatatatatatatatatagagagagagagagagagagagagagagagagagagagagagagagagagagagagagatattcatatatatatatacatatatacatatatatatataaatatatatatatatgtgtgtgtgtgaatatatatatatatatatatatatatatatatatataaataaataaataaatatatatatataaatatatatatatatatatatatatatatatatatatatatatatatatatatatatatatatatatatataaacatctatatataaatatatatatattcatatatatatatatgtatatatatatacatatatatatatatatatatatatatatatatatatatatatttgtgtgtgtgcatatatgtatatatattcatatatatatatatatatatatgtatatatattcatatatatatatatatatatatatatatatatatatatatacacatgtatatatatattcatatatatatatacatatatatatatatatatatattcatatatatatatatatatatatatatatatatatatatatatatatacagtatatatgcatatttacatatttgtatcagtatacacatatatatgtatatatatatatatatgtatatatatatatatatatatatatatatatatatatatatgaatacattaatttatatttatgtatttatatctatattcaaatctatatttttgtacctacatacatacagtatatatatttatatatacacacacacacacatatatgtatatatatgtgtgtatatatatgtatatatatctgcatatatatatgtatatatatatatatatatatatatatatatatatgtttatatatatgtttatatatatgtatttatatatgtacatatatgtatgtatgtatatatatatatatatatatatatatatatatatgtatatgtataatatatatgtatatatatatgtatatatatatatatgaatatatgtttgtttatatatatatatatatatttatatatatgtatatatatatttatatatatatatatatatatacatatatatatatatataaatatatatatatatatatatatatatatttatatatatatatatatgtatatatatatatatatatatatacatatatatatatatatatatatatatatatatatatatatatatatatatatatatatatacatgaatatatgtgtatatatatatatatatatatatatatatatattatatatatattatatatatatatgcatatatataaatatatatataaatgtatatatatatatatatttatatatatgtatatatatatatatatacatatatgtatatatatatgtatatatatatatgtatatatgtatatatatatataaatatatatatatatatatatatatataatgtatatatatatacaattatatatatatgtatatatatatacatatatgtatatatatgtacatatatatatatatatatatatatatatatatatatatatatatatatatatatatatatatatgtgtgtgtgtgtatgtgtgtgtgtgtgtgtgtgtgtgtgtgtgtgtgtgtgtgtgtgtgtgtgtgtgtgtgtgtgtgtgtgtatacacacatatatatatatatatatatatatatatatatatatacatatatatatatatatatttatataaatttgtatatatacatatatatacatatatatatatgtatgtgtgtatatatatgtatatatgtatatatatatatatatatatatatatatatatatatatatatatatatatgtatatatatgtatatatgtatatatatatatatatatatatatatgcatacatatatatatatatacatacatatatatatatatatatatatatatatatatatatatgtgtgtgtgtgtgtgtgtgtgtgtgtgtgtgtgtgtgtgtgtgtgtgtgtgtgtgtatgtgtgtatgtgtgtgtgtgtgtgtgtgtgtgtgtgtctgtgtgtgtgtgtatatatatatgtatatatatgtatatatatatgcatatatatgtgtgtgtgtgtacatatatatatttatatatatacatatatatgtatatatatatgtatatatatatatgtatatatatatgtatatatatatatatatatatatatatatatttatatatatacatatatatatatatatgtatacatatatttttatttgtgtatatatatatgtatatatgtatatatatatatatatgtgtgtgtgtgtgtgtgtgtgtgtgtgtgtgtgtgggtgtatgtgtgtgtatgtgtgtatatatatgtatatgtatatgtgtatatatatttatatatatgtgtgtatatgcatgtatatgtattagtacatacatatatatatatatatatatatatatatatatatatatatatatatatatatatataaatatatatatatataagccgttCCTCACCAGGTTCTGAAGAAAGCGGGAGGCTGTCTCCCAGAGCGAAGGCGTGTTGGGATCGACACAGCGACTGAAGAGGAATGCCTCAGCGACGATCAGCAACCGACTGGATGCGCGGAGCTTAGCGTTGGCGCCGTCGAAGAGGAAGGAGGCGCCGACTGCGCGTGGCCGCTCGCCGAGGAGAACGAGCAGGAGGAAATGGCCGGGGCGGAAGGCGACGGCGACGAAGACTCGAATTCCGTGCCCGTCCCGGCCGTCTTGCGTAGCCTCGCGTGGTGCTTTGTTGCGTCCATGAAGCTGAAACagattttggtttttattttgctatatattGCTGTTGTGGGCTTATTGTTCATCTACTAGAAGCACAGGCAGTATCTGTTTACTATTTCCTATTATGATATTGGAGTTGTTGTACTCATTATCTACAACGTGCTGTAATCACGATTTTAACTTTTCCGATTTGTTTTGATATTCTTCtcccatttcactttttttttataggcATTGCAAATATCGAATATATTAGTTTAATTCTGCCCTTTTGTACTTTATCAAACAAGAGCAATTTGGTTCTTTTCATCTGACAACTCTGTGATAAGATCGTATGTGAAGGACGCTGCGCAAAAGCTTTTAATTTCTGTATCAAAAGACTCAAAGCAAAACCTGTACATTGCCGTTCTGCTAAAACGAAATAATCACAGCAATGCTTTCCCTGGAGAGTTTCAATTCTTCACCTGGAAGACCAAATCTTCCTGGAATGATTCTTTCAACTCGTTGTTAACTTTTCGGTGATTATATCTTTCCATTTATTCACTACGACTCCTTGTTCATGATTTGTTCATTTTCATGTGACATGCTTCATTCATCGATGGACTTGGACTCAAATAAGTATGCATTCttcagtaaataaaataaaaggataacaGGATTCAGGATAAAACAAGAGACGAGACCGCGAGAAGCGCCCGAGTTCGCTCGGTCAGTATATCGAACAGAATTAATAATTAATGTAATACACACGGAAGCCCCTTATTAAACGGTCCTGTAAGAGGTCATCCAAAATTTCCGTCAATATTACAaggtggctgggggggggggttaaagaccAGGCGCacacttttttttaatatgaaaaaaTGATCCGTCAGTGGGCAAATTTCGCGCCACGTGGGTGTTGCTAGCAGGGCCGGCCGCTTTTCCGTTGAAACATTTCTGCTCTTCTAAACATCagaggataaagaaaacggatataaatgataaaattgaaCCATGCACTATCAataacggatgaatattagagtACAGTTACAGTGGGTAGGGtcagagtctgatgattataggattccctgcgttactttctAGTTCACTGCACTGTATGAAACAACATACAATAAGTGCATCATTAAGACAATAATGTAACAACGTTCAACAACATAATATGCACCCGCATCTCTGTAGAAAATGTATTTGATGTATAACtatagaaaatgcgacattgagcCCGTAAACTTGATTTTAAAACATATACGATTAATCATAGGGAGTGtaaggctgaaggtttaaagtcactgtATGGGACTGtgactctgcctttggtgatgcctaGCTGGGAGACCCACTGAATTGAcctcggatgaaatttccgccgtgatgacgttcggtctgccacatcatattgCATCGTCTGCAACTTCCTCTGCCCATTGATCCCCGTAActtcctccatttcattctctcaagCTCTATCCTAGAACTATATCTAATATTGGCTTAcagatcttcctcctcttctagtaGTCATTTTGGGTCATCGtcgttcatttttattcttatctcatTCAGTAATTCTCACCTTGCCATTATTCCCTGCGGCTTTAATAAACCGGGCCGTTCCTGCATAACAGGAGACAAAGATCTAAGACAGTATCATTTTCTTATGTAATCCACTTTGCTGATAAAAGCTTCAAGCAAGTTGCTAGGATGTTATACGCTTCCCCTCCACGCGTTGCCACAGCTCGTTTCTAGGTTTTTGACCAAAGACTTCCTTGGGATCCAAAAAGCAAAGAACCTTTCATCTTCCCAACCCTTTCAACTTGTCGATTCCAGTGATATTAAACTGACTGGACCTTTACCAGTTCTGAAACCATGTTGATAGCAAGGATATTCCATCACGTTTTTCGCGTTTAGTCTTGTTTCCTTTCTTATATTACTTAttgattatgagtaataaatagattaattgcttgtcttcaagatggacactaCTCGcacccttggaatgctatctcacacccccagGGGTGCGAGCACCCCTGGTCGGAACACCCTGACGAACATGATTCCAAGAAAGATACATTAAATCTTCGTCAAAACTGCGCGAAGACTTTTTATGAAATCACACCTCTTTCACCGTGAAGATAACTCGTCTATACTTTCTGCATTTGTTGCAATGAATTGAAGTCATATCCTCTGTGTATTGTGAAGTAGAATCTTTATCCTCTGTTTTCTTGCCTCTCTTAAACTTTTCACTCATGTCACTCTGGATTTTGACTTTCCTGTCGCtccttgatttttaaaaataattttccatTAGATCATTCATCgttgatatatttgtattttcttcaaCGGGTATAGCTATCCTATTCATTCAATGGGATTAAgatattttcttaatattcttgCTACCGTTCACCCATCTTTACGCCATTCAATAATTCAGCTACACCCGAGTTTTCAGTTACACAAATAGCTCGTGTATTGTGTATTACCGTATTTGTATGTTCACGGCCAAAGGGTACATTAACAGTGCCCTTAATCTTGTTAACATTAGCATTTTAACCAGTACTGGTTTCAAAACAAATTCaatttcgttcttttcttcttcatctctgcaAATCCACTAAGCGCCTCCGTGTAGAGTTCTCCAGATTCCGTACAAGACTTCGGAGTTCTCTCTCCTTAAAGAAGCGTAGCGGCACAATATGTGTACCTGGTGGATGTGCTAGAGCCTTTAGGGGGAAGACATTTCCGAGGCACCAGGGAGCAATCTCGGGTTAGGATAGGCAAACCGGGAAGACTATTCTGCCCAAGGAAGCCCTGCCGAACACCAAAGCTAGGATGGATTTAATCGATTGCCAAACCCCAGAAATGCACAAGTACTTCGAAGACGATAGAATGTTTAGAATTGGATCTGTAAATACTGAAGAACTGAAGCCCAAAAGAAATTGCTGCAGTTGTGATGGGCATCGTCGGCATCAGTGAAACAGGAAAGTGGAGGTTTCATTGTCCCTCGTCCTCATGTCACCCTTGAATCGTAGCCCAGTGAGGATtctgataatgacataatgacgACAATATTCATGTCGCCATtaagcctcctcctcttccccatcgccCTCTTGTTCCTATCGTCAACTCGACTCGCAATTTAGTAaaatcttctctatctatctatctatctatctatctatctatatctatatctatatctatatatatatatatatatatatatatatatatatatacgtatgtgtgtgtacatatatatacaaacatatttatatatgtatatataaataatgtcctCTCGTGACCTTGTGGCCAGTCCTTAAAGGGTCTGTGTTACCTTGACTTCATAGACCTGTGAGTTGTATGCTGATCCAGCGCGTGTCAATGCTCACATAATCACAAGTTCGAAAGTCATccaaaaataaacagtaaaattAAAATTGACTGATCCTACGCACAATATTAGATGTGCTGTGAGGCACTCAGATCAGCCCGTGTGTGATCGAGGAATGACCGCGCTCACTGGAGTGATGACCTAGAGAGTCATCACACcgtattgggggaggggaggtagtccCCAAATCTATTAAAATGGTTGAGGGCTTGGCACCCTTTTGGTGTGCCATCTTCAAATCCTTGACCTCATTTGCTTCTAATTGCTCAGAGTGGGGGCATGCAGGACGTGCAACATCCACGAGACGCACCACGGAGCCGATACTGTGCTCTTTCTCCTGAAAGGTCATAGTTCGCAGAAAAAAATTCCGAAGGTAGAAATGTTCCTCGGAAATACGTGAACTGTCGACAAGATCGTAATGCTAATTCTTCGCTGTGCGTATATTAACCAAAGGATAGGAAGATTAACAGTAAAAAAAGCAGGTAGCCCAGAAGTCCATCCCAGTCTTACGCCTTGATGATGTGGGGGAATGcccacacctgcagaggtcaacAATGATGGCCCATGCAATGCAAGACGTGGCACCGGCCACAGTACCAGCACCAACAGGAGCAGCAGCCCCACCAACTCAAGCGCAAGTACCAGCTCCAGCACCAGCTGCAGCTCCAACCCGAGCACCATCTGCTGCACCAGCTCCAGCATCAGCCGCGACTCAGCCCTCACTGCAGCAGGACAAGCAAGAGACCAGCGGAGAATTAAAGGATCTGCTGCAAATGCTGCTTCGGCAGATGGAGCAGGTGATGTTTGTGATTCAACAACAGACGGTTCAGCAATCTCAACTCCAGGAGAGGTCGTTCGCGCTGCTCCTCGATCAGCAACAGCACCAACCTGTAGTGGGCCTTGAAAATGGTCAAGTAATCAACGTCTCCAAATAATCCCTTGAAATGTATTACCTGGAGCATAAATAGTTCGCAGAGACACAAGGCAACTCTCCCAGTACCTTNNNNNNNNNNNNNNNNNNNNNNNNNNNNNNNNNNNNNNNNNNNNNNNNNNNNNNNNNNNNNNNNNNNNNNNNNNNNNNNNNNNNNNNNNNNNNNNNNNNNNNNNNNNNNNNNNNNNNNNNNNNNNNNNNNNNNNNNNNNNNNNNNNNNNNNNNNNNNNNNNNNNNNNNNNNNNNNN encodes:
- the LOC113820909 gene encoding uncharacterized protein, which gives rise to MQNRSWVGLVVETAMSSMFLGFAVFFVVPLVLVWRLTFGVLGAAAKWASAVRIPGPVKFFREKQRGAIAVASAPITLVLDFLCSWIEGAAGRGSSSESQQAYQSRRQTSSAAHASSTGSRGERDASGRRSRGQSHALGFLHSCVIVFLCCTVLVAAPFLRVFARGLRVMGKALRLPWAFLHLASRPATCAVTAAPQVLKKAGGCLPERRRVGIDTATEEECLSDDQQPTGCAELSVGAVEEEGGADCAWPLAEENEQEEMAGAEGDGDEDSNSVPVPAVLRSLAWCFVASMKLKQILVFILLYIAVVGLLFIY